Sequence from the Thermothelomyces thermophilus ATCC 42464 chromosome 2, complete sequence genome:
CGTGCCCGTGGCCCGAAGGAGAGCAGAGCACTCGAGCCAGGGGCTTACAACAGCCTCCAGAAAGGCGTCACTCTCCGGATCCCACGGGTCGCTCAAAAGAAATCACTGGTAGATTCGGGACAAGTAGATACCAGTTCAATACGTTGATACTTTTATTTTGCCAACCCCTTTGCACCGGATATCACCATCAACGCCTTCCATGTATTTCAATGCTGGTGTCACCCAACGCCCAGAGATCCATTTGGAACACCATCTAGAAAACCCACTCACGACCCGACATTCCGCCTCCGTGCCGTTTTCATCCGCCTTTACTCCCCCGGTCCCGGCCTCCCGTCCAGCCACTTGCTCATATACGGCCCATCCAGCCAATACCCCAGTTTGGCATAGTAGCTCCTCACACCCACGCCGGAAATGACGCTGATCTTCTCGCTCCCGTGCTCCTCCCGCGCAATCCGCTCTGCCTCCTCCATCAACAGCGTCCCAAAGCCCTGGTGCTGGAACTTGCGCGGGTCGCGCGCATGCACCGGCACCGCCATGCCGTACACGTGCAGCTCGCGCACCAAGCTCGTCGGCTGGCCGACCAGCTCCTCGCGGAACGTGTACTTCTCGCTGCACTTGCGCAGCCGCAGGAGCGCGATCAGGATGTCCTGCTTGGGGTCCTCGTAGGCCAAGAAGGTCTCCCAGCCGCCGTTGGCGGTGTAGTCGCGGCGCACGAGCTCGATCTGGTTTGGCCGAATCTTGTGCTTGACCTCGTTGACGCCGACCTCGCGCGTGCGCACGTCGCGGCAGGTGGTGCCAAAGTCCTTCATgcgcgccagcgccagctcGCGCAGGTTGCCGTTCTCGACGCCCGACGTCACCAGCGGCATGGGGATGTCGCGCTGTACGCGGTAGATGCGCGTCCATGGCGGGACCAGCGCGAGGATACGCGCCACCAGGTCGATCAGCCCGTTGGGCGTATAGTTCTGGTACCGGCCCGTGCGCCAGAGCTCGTATAGCCCCGTGCCGCGGATAACGAGCGTCGGGTAGATCTTGAGGCCGTCCGTCCGGAAGGCGGGGTTCTCGAAATACTCCCTGAACTGGTACAGGTCGCGCTCCATGCCGACATTGGGCAAGTCAGGCATCATGTGACTGACCACCTTGAACCCGGCGTCCTTGGCAAGGCAGAAAGTTTCCGCGACGGCTGCCACTGTGTGGCCCCGGTTCGTGTCACGCGCGACGTCTTCGTAGAGGGACTGGACGCCGATCTCGAGGCGAGTGCAACCGTAGCGGAGCATGCTGGATAGGTGTGGCTGCAGGCAGTAATCTGGCCTGGTTTCAATGGTGATGCCCACGCACTTGATGCTGCTTTGCTCGCCAGCCCGGACGGCCTCATCCACGTTCAACGTCCCGTATCCGCTCAGGGCGTTGTGGAGTTGGGAGA
This genomic interval carries:
- a CDS encoding histone acetyltransferase ELP3-like protein (1| ELP3 family histone acetyltransferase [Glomerella graminicola M1. 001] Contains conserved domain Radical_SAM[cd01335], Radical SAM superfamily. ELP3[COG1243], Histone acetyltransferase and Acetyltransf_1[pfam00583], Acetyltransferase (GNAT) family), with amino-acid sequence MATTTVTTTIRKKDANLPPENERFLRCCADIASALIEDHEASKDPSRPRKDINLNTLRSKFAKKHKINNVPPLTAIIAAVPEHYKKYILPRLIAKPIRTSSGIAVVAVMCKPHRCPHIAYTGNICVYCPGGPDSDFEYSTQSYTGYEPTSMRAIRARYDPFEQARGRVDQLKALGHSVDKVEYIIMGGTFMSLPESYRDEFISQLHNALSGYGTLNVDEAVRAGEQSSIKCVGITIETRPDYCLQPHLSSMLRYGCTRLEIGVQSLYEDVARDTNRGHTVAAVAETFCLAKDAGFKVVSHMMPDLPNVGMERDLYQFREYFENPAFRTDGLKIYPTLVIRGTGLYELWRTGRYQNYTPNGLIDLVARILALVPPWTRIYRVQRDIPMPLVTSGVENGNLRELALARMKDFGTTCRDVRTREVGVNEVKHKIRPNQIELVRRDYTANGGWETFLAYEDPKQDILIALLRLRKCSEKYTFREELVGQPTSLVRELHVYGMAVPVHARDPRKFQHQGFGTLLMEEAERIAREEHGSEKISVISGVGVRSYYAKLGYWLDGPYMSKWLDGRPGPGE